A window of the Streptomyces sp. JB150 genome harbors these coding sequences:
- a CDS encoding PucR family transcriptional regulator ligand-binding domain-containing protein → MRLRALLDTDALGLRLLGGEDELDRTVRGVMTTDLRDPSRYLSGGELVLTGLAWRRDAADSEPFVRILVQAGVAALAVGEAELGDIPEDLLEACAKHRLPLFAVHESVAFATITEHVVRQVSGERAGDLAAVVDRHRRMMTSGPAGGGPDVVLDLLGSDLDLRAWVLSPTGRLIAGPKAAGPGQSAELPAELCVRLAAEHLSAARTGRRGPHRVPAGSSTYSLFPIRSTARTPQASRDVRENVLADWVLVVEADAGDWAEERLDLLHGVTQLIAVERDRRDAARTVRRRLAQEVLELVQTGAAPAEIAARLRVAAPVLLPGLGAAPHWQVVVARVEWDGGEGETGPAAQSLLEEILVDPQATGPEPSDRIAVAHAGDEAIALVPLPAVSAEHDGSESGVLADALLAAVREPLSAGLDGDGRVTLGVSAAVHSAEGLRGALEEARHARRVAAARPGRVCAAGHQELASHVLLLPFVPDDVRRAFTARLLDPLRDYDRRHRAELIPTLEAFLECDGSWTRCASRLHLHVNTLRYRVGRIEQLTGRDLSRLEDKLDFFLALRMS, encoded by the coding sequence ATGCGGCTGCGCGCACTGCTGGACACCGACGCGCTGGGCCTCAGGCTGCTCGGCGGCGAGGACGAGCTGGACCGCACGGTGCGGGGCGTGATGACCACCGACCTGCGGGACCCCAGCCGCTACCTCTCGGGTGGCGAGCTGGTCCTGACGGGCCTCGCCTGGCGCCGGGACGCCGCCGACTCCGAGCCGTTCGTGCGGATCCTCGTGCAGGCGGGAGTGGCCGCCCTGGCCGTCGGTGAGGCCGAGCTGGGGGACATCCCCGAGGACCTGCTGGAGGCCTGCGCCAAGCACCGGCTGCCGCTGTTCGCGGTGCACGAGTCGGTGGCCTTCGCGACGATCACCGAGCATGTCGTCCGGCAGGTCTCCGGGGAGCGGGCCGGAGATCTCGCGGCCGTCGTCGACCGGCACCGGCGGATGATGACCTCCGGTCCGGCGGGCGGCGGCCCCGACGTGGTCCTGGACCTGCTCGGCTCCGACCTGGACCTGCGCGCCTGGGTGCTGTCGCCGACCGGCCGGCTCATCGCCGGGCCGAAGGCCGCCGGGCCGGGACAGTCCGCCGAGCTGCCGGCGGAGCTGTGCGTCCGGCTCGCCGCCGAGCACCTGTCCGCCGCCCGCACCGGCCGGCGCGGCCCGCACCGGGTGCCGGCCGGCTCCTCGACGTACTCCCTGTTCCCCATCCGCAGCACCGCCCGCACCCCGCAGGCCTCCCGCGACGTCCGCGAGAACGTGCTGGCGGACTGGGTGCTCGTCGTGGAGGCGGACGCCGGGGACTGGGCGGAGGAACGGCTCGACCTGTTGCACGGCGTCACCCAGCTGATCGCGGTGGAGCGGGACCGCAGGGACGCCGCGCGCACCGTGCGGCGGCGGCTAGCCCAGGAGGTCCTGGAGCTGGTGCAGACCGGCGCCGCGCCCGCCGAGATCGCCGCGCGGCTGCGGGTGGCCGCCCCGGTGCTGCTGCCCGGGCTCGGCGCCGCCCCGCACTGGCAGGTCGTGGTCGCCCGCGTCGAATGGGACGGCGGGGAGGGCGAGACGGGTCCGGCCGCCCAGTCGCTGCTGGAGGAGATCCTCGTCGACCCGCAGGCGACCGGGCCGGAGCCGTCCGACCGGATCGCCGTCGCCCACGCCGGCGACGAGGCCATCGCGCTCGTCCCGCTGCCCGCCGTCTCCGCCGAGCACGACGGCTCCGAGAGCGGTGTCCTCGCCGACGCGCTGCTCGCGGCCGTGCGCGAGCCGCTGTCCGCGGGTCTCGACGGCGACGGCCGGGTCACGCTCGGCGTCAGCGCGGCCGTGCACTCCGCCGAGGGGCTGCGCGGCGCGCTGGAGGAGGCCCGGCACGCCCGCCGGGTGGCCGCCGCCCGCCCCGGCCGGGTGTGCGCCGCGGGCCACCAGGAGCTGGCCTCCCACGTCCTGCTGCTGCCCTTCGTCCCCGACGACGTCCGCCGCGCGTTCACCGCCCGGCTGCTGGACCCGCTGCGCGACTACGACCGCCGTCACCGGGCGGAGCTGATCCCCACGCTGGAGGCGTTCCTGGAGTGCGACGGCTCCTGGACGCGCTGCGCGTCGCGGCTGCACCTGCACGTCAACACGCTCCGGTACCGGGTGGGCCGGATCGAGCAGTTGACGGGCCGTGACCTGTCCCGCCTGGAGGACAAGCTGGACTTCTTCCTGGCACTGCGGATGAGCTGA